The nucleotide sequence CTGATCGATCGTTTCACCTGTTGCTGGATGCTTGGCCACTAATACATTTTTCATGGTGCGCACCTCATTTTTCTAAATATTCATATATCTTTCATCATACCTTTTTTTACGCAAATGTTGTTTATTTATTTTTTCGGATGTGTTATCATGTTGATATTCTTAAACATATAAACACGATATATGAAGGGACGTTTTCCTTATGATAAATAACAATTCAGCTTTAAAAACAGCACTAATCACTGGAGCTTCAAGCGGAATAGGATTAGAGTTTGCGAACCTGCTCGCAAAAGACGGTTATCATGTCGTACTGACTGCAAGAAATGAGAAAAGACTTAGCGAGATTGCCAACGAGCTAAAAGCGAAACATGGTGTTGACGTAACTGTTTTAGCAAAAGATTTAAGTCTGACTGATGCTGCCGAAGAACTGACTGCAGAAATTTTGGCAAAAGGTATAGAGGTTGATATCTTAATCAACAATGCCGGGTTCGCAGCATATGGACCATTTGACGAAACATCATGGAAAGACGAAAAAGATATGATCCAAGTGAACATTACAGCTTTAACTACTTTAACAAAACAGCTTCTGCCAGGCATGATTAAGCGCAACAGAGGTAAGATTTTAAACGTAGCCTCAACAGCAGCTTTTCAGCCAGGTCCGTTAATGGCCGTCTATTATGCAACGAAAGCATACGTACTCTCTTTCTCAGAGGCGATTGATTACGAACTTAGCCATACGAACGTCAGCGTAACAGCGCTCTGCCCTGGAGCAACAGCGACTAATTTTGAAAAAAGAGCAAGCCTTGAGTCATCTCGATTGTTTCAATCAGGCGCAATGAATGCCCATGATGTAGCCTTATCTGGATATAATGCACTAATGAAAGAAAAAGCTGTAGACGTTCCTGGATTTAAAAACAAAGCTCTAGCTAACATCGTTCGTTTCTTGCCTCGAAAGACCGTCTTGAAAGTCGTACACTATGTACAAGATAAAAAATAATATAGAAATATTGAGGGAACAGCTCTACAAGCTGTTCCTTTTTCATATGACAAAGGTTTCGAATATAAAATTCATTTTATTGCTTGATATAGAAATAACCAAAGTGTAATATTACACTTAAAGAGAATATGATTAAAAGGACCTGTTTTTCATTAACCCTACATATACATGAATTGAGGTGGGATAAAATGAACAAAAAATGGATGAGAAGCGAAGGACAAAAGTGGGTTGAAGACAATATCATCACGGATGATCAGCTTAATTTAATTGTTGCACGTTATCCTGATACAAATGACAAACGAAGAATAACAGGCATCTTACCCGTTTTAGCTAGTATTTTGATTGGAATTGGCATCTTATCTTTCATTGCATCTAACTGGGGTGAAATTCCCCCTCTTGCCAGACTGTCATTGCTCATCGTAATTATGCTCGGTTTTTACTACACAGGTGATCGCAGCTTAAAAGCCGGCAACGAAACTTTGGGGACATCTCTTAACATTCTCGGTATCATTACTTTTGGTTCCAGCATCATTTTACTTGGCCAGACGTTTCATCTAAATGCCGTTGATGCCCGTTTATTTGTTTTTTGGAGCTTACCTGCCGTATATTATTTGTTTAGAGATCGCAACAAACTATATTTCTTCCTCCTTTCTGTGTTAACAGTCGGTGGACAGCTTTATAGCTTAAGTGAATTCCATAGCTTTAGTTATCTTTTATTTGTGATTTTTCTTTTTGCTGTTGGCGGTTTTGTTTTCCTTTACCCTACTAATCAAAAGTCATGGATTTTTACCGTCGGGTTAAGTATTCAAGCCCTATTGTTAATTATGGTTGAGGATCTCAATTTCCTCTGGTTCTTCCTATTCGGCTTCGCATTATTTACTGCCGGGTTATGGGTTGAAAAGAAAGTATTTAAACAGCCGTTTAATCGCTTTGGGACACTCATTGGTTTCGGTTTTGCTTACATTTTATATTTCATGCTAACAAATGACTTCTCATCTGATTTTGAACTGCCCGCTCCTTATGTGTTTCTTCCGTTATTGATTGTGATACTAGCCCTTTCGATCATAGGTAAACGCAAGGAGAACCTTTACATGCACGCATGGGAACTACTAATTTTCGTTCCATTTTTCTATCTTGTAAAAGTAGCGGATCCACTAGTGGTAGGTCTCGTTTATTTGATTGTTATGTTTGTCTATTCCGGTTTCAAGCTGGCTGAAGGTTATCGAAACGAGAACAGATCACAGATCAATTTTGGAATTGTATTGTTCTTGCTTGTTTGTCTAATGGGATACTTTAACCTAGCCTGGTCATTCATGCCAAAATCCGTTTTCTTCTTACTCGGTGGAATTCTGTTATTTATTCTTAATGCGTTTCTTCAGCGTAAGAAAATGCAGATTTTGAAGAACGGAGGACCGCATCATGACTAAAAAACGAGGCTGGATGATTGCTGCCCTTCTACAAGTTTTGTTTCTTGTGTTTATTGCTGGGAGTTATTACAGCATTGATTATTTTGGAAAAGATATAAAAATTAAAACCGTACCTGTCGATCCAAGAGATATTTTATATGGAGATTATGTAACGCTCCGCTTTGAAATCAGCAGGGTTCCCCTCTCAAGCTACAAGGGTGATTTTACTGAACTTGACCGTGGAGAACGGCATGCATATGTTGTACTTCAACCTGGTAAAGAAGGATATTATGCTGTAAAGAAAGTGTATCCAGAAAAACCTGAAGTAAAGGATAACGAGGTTGTCTTAACAGCAAAAGCTGAAAAGATCTGGGGTGAAAATTCCATTGATCAGATTGAGCTTACTTATGGATTTGAGCGCTATTATGTTCAAGAAAATACCGGTAAGGAACTTGAGGCGCAAGCCAATGATATGGATGCTATTATAAGTGTTGCCCCTTGGGGAGCTCATAAGATCGTAGAATTAAACCCATAAAATGAGGAGACTCACAAAGTACTGAAAAGTCTTTGTGAGTCTTTTTTTGGAGTTCTGAGATGAGAATGTTGAATTATGTCGAAAATCGGATAAATAATTTTATACACGGAATTATCGTGGATTACCTCGTATAAAAGGATGATTACCTCGTAAAAAACTATGATTACCTCGTATAAATATTTTCGTGCACCACCCATATGGACAATGTAAAAAAACGTCTTTTCCAAATGCACATCCTACCTTCTAAAGATTAAGGAAGCGACTTTCAAAATCAACAATGAATAAGAAAACAGCCTTTATTAAATAGCAATCATTTTTCTTCGGTTTAAGTTTACCGATTACGGGAAGATTGATAATGAGGTGAAAACTATGTCTGACACAAAAATTATCGATCTAAAAGATGTACTCAACGGGTGGACTGGCAGCCAGATCTCCATTCGCAAAGAAGAAACAGGCGATATTGATCAAATCAGAATCTCACTTACAGAAGCAACCTTTGAACAAAGAGACGCACACGATGACTATTTAGGAGATCACATATTGTTTTTGCACGGAACAGCCTATGCAGCTGAAGATGGCGCCCAAGTCGAACTTCCTACAGTTACGTATGAGATTCCAATCGAGGGCATCAAAGACATTCGGACAGATGACAATATTGTTTCCTTTGAAACAAGCAGAGCTCAATATGTAATTAATAAATAAAAGAACTGATCCAATTGGATCAGTTCCTTTTTATTGCTGCATGCTTTTCGTCACGTCGGTTAGTGAATCAGCTGATATCGCAATCTGACCTACGGCATGACTCAATTCTTCAATTACTTCAGCCATCACTTCTACTTCTTTTTCCAGCTTACCGCTTCTGTCCGTACTCTCATCCATTTTCGAAAGAATAGCAACAAAGAAATCCGAAATTTCAGTTGCCTCTGATACACTGTCATTAATGTAGTGATGAATACTTTCAACAGATTGTGAAACGGCCTCTATTCTCTTATGTGTGTTCTTTACAAGTTCCGAAACGCCTGAAACAGACGTCTTCGTTTGATCCGCTAACTTTCGAACTTCATGAGCAACGACTGAGAATCCCTTCCCTGCTTCACCAGCTCTAGCCGCCTCAATTGCCGCATTTAGAGACAAAAGATTTGTTTGTTCAGCGATTGCCGTTACGATATCTACTACATCATTAATCTTCACAGTAGCTTGTTCCAAGTTAATTAACTCTGCAGAGATTTGCTGTGATTGCTCTTTTACTTTTAGTATCATATTCTGATGGCCATCCAGTTTGCTCTTACCTGCTAAAGAGTTTTTGGAAACATCCGCTGCTGACTCTGCTGTATCTTTTGCAAAAACGACTACTTCATCTGCTTTAGACGTTAATTCTTGGAGTGCAGCACTCGTTTGTTCTGAGATGCTTGCCAATTCTTCTACTGAATCGCCAACAGATAAAGCAATCTGCTGTTTTTGTTCTTCATGTTTAGCTCTTTCTTTAATCTGCTCTAACTCAAACGCTTCGAGCACGATCTGCTGCTCAAAATTCAATAGCTTCGTAACTGCTTTAACAGCTAGCTGATAGTCATTTCGGTTTTCAATATGTTGATCCAATATAGACAAAAATGAAAGCAGCATGTCCTGAAACGAGCAAATATACCATTTAGGCTGTAAACCAATTTTAAAATGGATATGCGCAATCACTCTTCTTTGTTCAATGTATTCCAAATCAATGACTCCATCGAACATTTCTTGTATATGTTTGATTAACGTAACTTGCAGCCGCTTAACCGAGCTGTGCTTCTGGATGATATCCATCAACCCTGGTACATGTTCAATGTTTCTATAAAATTGATCTACGATTTTCGCTATGTTCTCAAAGATCAACGGTTTTAAAGAACGAATAATTGCCAAATCATCCGTCGTTAAAGAAATCATATCCAGCTGTTTCTGCCACTCACTATTTGGTGACAATAAAATCTTAACCTCATCTTTATACTGGTCTGCTGGGTTCTGAACAGCAGTTGCATTACTCTTTTTCGTAAGAATACTTAAAATCGAAGCCATGTTGGTTTCCTTCTTCCTGTTTTTTCACTTGTTTTCCATCCAAAATGATGCAATTACATGCGACTTTACTCACATTTTGCATACTCATATGTTTTATCGACGTTATTAAGGGAATCTTTCACTAAACCAAAATAAATTCAAAAAAAATGATACGAGGAGTGGTTCACATGTGGAAAAAGAGATGGGCAGCTGGAACATTAGCAGCAATGTTAACATTAGGTGGATTAACTGCTTGCGGTGACGGCGTAGACCAAGACAACGGCGTTGATGACGGTCAACAAAATGACGAAATGGATGAGAAAAATAAAGAAGAAGGTTAATACGAATACTGAAACACCAGTCTATTCGGTAAAGCTGGAAAACCCAGACTGAAATACAACTAATGAAAAAAGGAGCCAATCGGCTCCTTTTCTTCGTTTAGCTTACTGCTCGTGTTTCGGTCTTTCCTTGTTGAAGCTGATACATCTGGAAGTAACGTCCTTTTGTCTCCATTAATTCCTCATGACTTCCGCGTTCAACGATTACACCGCGATCAAGTACGAGAATCTGATCAGCACTCTTAATCGTAGAAAGTCTGTGCGCGATAATGAAAGTAGTTCTTCCGCGTTTCAATACATCCAGTGCGTCTTGAATCACTGCTTCTGTTTCTGTATCGATACTCGCCGTTGCTTCGTCCAGAATCAGGATTGCTGGGTTATAAGCAAGCGCTCTTGCAAAAGAAATCAATTGTCGCTGGCCGGATGAAAGTGTGCTTCCTTTTTCAATAACCGGTTCATCCAATCCTTTTGGCAAGTTATTAATAAAAGGCATGGCTCCTACATCTGTAAGTGCCTTTTCAACTTGTTCTCTCGTGATCTCAGGATTATCTAGGCTAACATTGGATGCGATCGTTCCTGAAAACAAGAATGGATCTTGCAGAACGATTCCCATATGCTGACGCAATTCCTGTTTAGAAAGTTCCATAATATCTTTTCCGTCAATGACGATCTTGCCTTGCTTAATATCATAGAATCGGAATAGCAAGTTCATGATTGAGCTTTTCCCTGAACCCGTATGTCCGACAAGGGCCACGGTTTCTCCTTGGTTCGCTTCAAATGAAATATTCTTTAACACAGGCTCTCCTTCTACGTAGCTGAAGGTAACATCCTGAAACTCTACATTTCCTTTGTAACGTTCGATCTCTGTTTTTGTAACTGTCTGTCCTGGCTCATCCATCAGCACGAATACTCTTTCAGCTGATACGAGTGCCTGTTCAAGCTGTGCAAGCTGGTTGACCATACCTGTTACAGGGTGGAACATACGGTTCAAATAATCTACAAAGGCATAAAGAACACCAATAGAAATGACAGAACCTACTCCCAGTGCCTGACCTCCAAAGTGCCAGATGAATGCCATAAATGCGAGGTTTTTCAAAAACAGTACAAGGTTGTGCCCTGTCATCGCGTTCAGGCTTAACAGCTTATTTTGAAAGGTAAAGTATTCTTTGTTCATCGTTTCAAATTCTTCAGTTGTTTCTTTTTGTCTCTTGAATGCTTGAATAATCGTCATACCGTTAATCGATTCGTTGATCATTCCGTTTATATCACTTAAAGTGGAACGAATTTTATGATTGTATTTGGATGCAAACTTACGATATACGATGATCCATACAACAAGGATCGGTACAAGAATGAGACAGATCGTTGCCAGCTTTACATCAAGCAAGAACAACGCAATAAAAATACCCGTCAAATAGATGATTCCTGTAAAGAAGTTTGCTAGTACGTTGATAAAGAGCTCTTTAATCGCTTCTGTATCATTCGTTATTCGAGATACGATCTTACCTGCTGGCTGATTATCAAAATAGGTGATGGCTACACGCTGTACGTGAGCGAACACATCTTGACGAATCTTTTTAATGACTAGATTAGAAGAACGCTGCAGCATATAGCGCTGTCCGTATTGAAAGAATGATGCAAATACCAGCAGTCCTAAATAAATCATTGTCAGCTTCATGATTCCTGCAATTTCTGGCTTATAAAAAGCAAATGTCTCATTTGTACTTAATTCATCTGCTGGATACGTTTCTGATTTCCCTTTAAACGAAATCGTTACTTCTCCGTTTTTCGCTGTTCGTTCCCCGTCAAATGAAATTGGCTGTGGAACAACGTAATAATCTCGTTTTACTTGAATGACTCTTATTTCTTTTCCTTTATTTTCTCCTGAATCAAAATGATCGCTTCGTTTATACCAGTTCCCATCGTAATTCACTGCTGCTTTTTCTTCTTTATCCACTTGGTACCACGGTCTTTCAATCCCAAGAATATGGTCATCGATCATGGTCTTTGCGATAAATGGTCCTGTCAGCTCCGCTCCGATTGCAACGGTCAGCATCAAGAGTCCTAGAATAAAGTTCTTTTTAAAGTGAAGTGCGTATTGAAACAGGCGCTTTCCAACGTTCATGGCTACACCGCCTTATTATCATTTAAGTTTTGTTCGATTTGCTGGCGTTCGTGCTGCTCTTTATACCAGCCATCTCTTGCTATTAAGTCCTCATGTCTTCCTTCGTCTACAATCGCTCCATCATCAATAACGATGATCCAGTCTGCGTGTTCAACAGCTGACAATCGGTGTGTTGTAATAAATGTCGTCTTTCCGGCACGTTCTTTACGAATATTTCCGATAATCGCCGTCTCCGTTTTCGCATCAACAGCAGAAAGCGCATCGTCTAAAATTAAGATTTCAGGATCTACGCACAGCGCTCGTGCAATGGATACACGCTGCTTCTGTCCGCCTGATAATGCCACACCTTTTTCACCTACAAGTGTGTTCAATCCTTCTGGCAGATATTGAACGTCTTTTCTAAAAGAAGCCATCTCCATCACATGGTTCAGCTTATCCTCATCTGCTAAACTGTTGCCGAAAAGAATGTTTTCTTGAACCGTTTTGGAAAATAGAATAGCGTCCTGCGGCACATAGCCAATCCATCCTTGAAGATTTTCTAGTGCAATGTCTTCAATCCCAACACCTGAGAACGAGATCTTCCCTTCTCCAGCTGGATATTCCCTTAGAAGCTGCTTGAGCAAAGTCGTTTTCCCGCTTCCCGTACGACCGACAATTCCAAGGGTTCCCCCTTTTTTGACCGTAACATTGATGTTCTTTAAGTTATCAACTTCAGAAGACGGATATCGGAACGTTACATTTTCAAATGCAATCGTGCCTGGATCTTTTAGCGGAACAAGATCTTCTGCATTCTTAACGTCTGGTTCATATGACAGCGTCTCGTTTACTCGATCGAGTGACGCACTTCCGCGTTCCATAATATTAATCAGTTCCCCGATCGCAATCATCGGCCAGATCAGCATACCGAGATACACGTTAAACGTTACGAGTTCCCCGAGTGTTATTGTTTTATGAAACACCATGTAAGCACCGTAACCTAAGCCGATCAAGTAACTCATTCCTACTAAGACTTTAATGGTCGGTTCAAAAAGTGCGTCTATTCTGGAAACAGCCAAGTTCTTTTCAAACACATCATCTGTTACTTTATTGAAGCGCTCTACATCTGCTTCTTCCTGAACGTAAGCACGGATTACACGCACACCTTGAACGCTTTCTAAGACAGAATCGTTCATCTCACCAAAGGCATCTTGTGCAACGGTAAAACGCTGATGTACTTTTTTACCGTACTTTTTAATGATAAACGCGATAACTGGCAGTGGAATAAGTGCTGCAAACGTCAATTTCCAGCTGATCATGAACCCCATAACGAACAAAATCGTCAGCATGAACAAACTTGAATCAACGAGCGTTAATATTCCGAATCCTGCAGTCATTGAGATCGCCTTCAGATCATTCGTTGCTCGAGCCATCAAATCTCCTGTTCTATTTTTTTCAAAAAAAGTAGGAGTCATCTTTAACAAGTGGCGCATGAAGCTAGAACGCATGGTACGTTCAATAATAAAAGCGCCTCCAAAAAGCTGGTACATCCAGATATACATCGTGACGTACATCGAAATTAGAACTGCAACAAAGATTCCGAGCGTCTTCATCATATCTTCTCTTGTGATCGTACCCATATGAATGGAATCAATGATATTCCCAATAAGCTTTGGAGGGATGATCTCGATGATTCCTACTCCAGTGAGCAGCACTACTGCAATTGTGTACCGAATCCAATGCTTCTTAAAAAACCAAGCTAACTTACCTAAAACTGAAAACATAAATGTCTCTCCTCTCGATCTCTGTTACTTTTAAACAATCGTTTAACCGAGCTACCCAAAAAGTGTATGATCCTTGCGTTCTAACCACACGTTCAGCATTTCTTTTTTCATCTGTTTTCCTCCTAATTGTTAGTGATCTATTGCAAAAGAAGAGTGATTTCTTCTAAGCAAACAAAATAAAAAAGCATACCACTCGAAAGGCGATATGCTTTAATAACCATAAAAAAACACACGTCACGACTGGGGTGACCTGCGTACGAATATGTATGTAGAGACGAAAAATAAATAGAAAGGAATCTTAATACATCTCTTCCGGCAGGCCATGATATGAAGTTGTAGAGTAGTTATCCAATACAATAGAGACCGCAATCTGAGTAACAATCATTACTTTCACCATGACACAACCATCCTTTCCATAATTTTGTAGTTTGTAACTTTGGTAATCTTAACACTATTCTAATAACTATGTCAATTGCTTTTCGATATGCATAAAAAATTTAATTTGCTGTTTAATATATGCCTTTTGATGGAGAGTGGTGTGTCCAAATTCTTGAGTCAAGCTAATCACTAAAAAAGCAGCCATCACTAGACGGCTGCTTTAGTCTACAAAACCTTTCCATCACTCATTTTGATTATATGATCAACATAACAAAGCATTTCCTCGTCATGGGTAACCATTAGGGTAGTAATATTCAATCTTTTTGTTAAATCTCGTATTAACGACATAACCTCTTTTGACTTTTTTGAATCTAAACTTGCAGTTGGTTCATCTGCAAAGAGAACTTTAGGTTTATGAATGATTGCACGAGCAATTGCAACCCTTTGTTTTTCCCCACCAGACAATGAAGAAGGATAAGCATTTTTACGATGTTGTAATCCAACTAACTTTAGAATGTTGTCAATTTCTTGTTGTTGTTCATGTTTCTTAATTTTAGATTCAGCAACATCGAGCATTAGTATCAGTTGTTCTTCTACTGTGAGAAAAGGAACAAGATGTGCAAATTGAAAAACAAAACCAAACTTACTTGCTCGTATATTCCGTACTTGTTCAGAACTCATAGTGGACATGTTTTTGCCTTCAAATATTACGTGTCCATCTGATGCGGGTTGAAGTCCTGCAGCTATTGTAAGAAGTGTACTCTTACCCGACCCTGATGGACCTACTAAAGCCGTTATCTCACCTTCTTTAAGAGATAGGTTGATTCCTTTTAATATTTCTTCCTTCACGTCACCATTAGTAAATGTTTTTCTAACGTTATCAATTGTGAACATTTCCCTATTAGACCTCCCCTTGTTGAATCGCTTGTAATGGTTCTACTCTTTTTATTTGTAAACCGGATAGCGTAGCTCCAATAAATCCAATGATTAGGAAGACAATAGACAATTGCACGATGGTTTCAGTAGTTAAACTAAAAGGCATGTCCTTAGGTGCAACCCTATTAAAAAATTGACTACAAGTAACAGATAGTGAAAGTGCAATAATGGTAATAAACAACATTTGAGTCCACATCATTTTAAACAAATCACTTGTTTTTACCCCAATTGCTTTTAAAATTCCAAATAACCCTGTTTTTTGAACGTTCATCATGTAGAAAAAGATACCGAACAGCATTCCACTAATCACAACCAAGAACCATACAATCATATTTAAAGACGTTTGTTCTGCACTGTAGCTAGGAATTGTTTTTAGAAAATCACTATTCGAAAAAGATTGTAGCCCATTAAATTGTTGAGATGATTCTCCTTCTGGTATAAAGACTAGCTGCATTTCTTCAGCACGGTAAATCTCTTTATAATTCTCCATACTTAGATAAGCTACAGGTGCATGGCTAAATTTCTTTTGGTCCACGAAACCTTTTACAGTAAACTTTTCACTAGATTGATTATGAGTTAAGGTATCTCCGACTTTTATTCCCTTATTCTCTAATGAACGGTCAAGTACAATTTCCCCGCGATTTACATTTTTAAATAATTTTGAGTCGGTAGATGTGACAAAAGCGACGCTTCGTTGTTTCCCACTCTTATCGTTCAAAAAGCCCATCTGGATGGATAGTGCAACGGCATCTTTTTGTTGGTTTATTATTTTTTCTTGCATACTATTGTCTATCCTCGATAAATTATAGGTTTCTTCTGCTTCTTGATTCATGTAAAATTGTCCGCTCGGCAAGTCTTTTATTAATGCAGCATTATCTTGTGATAATCCATTTGCTAAACCAGAAATAATAAAAGTTAATAAACTAACTAGAAAAATGATCGAACCTAATATTAGGAACCTAACTTTATTCTTTAATATTTCTTTCCAAGCAATGCTCATAACATCTCCTCCATCTCTTGTTATATTCTTAGTCTATTGGTCGAATATGAACAGACGATGAATAACAAGTTACAAATCATTTGGAGGAAAGAATTCCACAAAAAAATGTCATTCATCACCAATGGATACCATGGGCAATGCCTGACACTTTTAATAGTATTTTCTAACCAATAGGTAATTCAACAACAAAGGTAGTCCCTTGATTTTCTTTACTATTCACATCCGTATGACCACCATGCAATTCAACAATGGTAGCAACGATTGATAGACCAAGTCCGGTCCCTTCCACAGTTCTCGACCTTGCGATATCTGCACGATAAAAGCGATCAAAAATCCTTTCTAATTCCATATTATTCATTCCTATCCCTGTATCTTCAAAAGTGATGAATAACGATTTTTCTCTTTCTTCAATCGATATTTCAATACTGCCATTAGGTTTATTATACTTAATGGCATTTGTTAACAGATTATCCCATACGGTATTCAACAAAGAAGGGTCACCGATAAATTCTGTATCAGGAAGAGAATAGCGCAGCATAATCCCCTTCTCATTTATAAGCCATTGATAATTTCGAACCAGTTCTTTAATTTGTTGTGCTATATTAAATGGTTTCTTCTTTAAAATTTCTTCATTGCGATCAAGTGAGGCAAGAAGTAATAATTGTTTAGTTAGTGTTGAAAGCCTGTTAATTTCACCATTTATTACAGATATATATTGTGTTTTTTCTTTTGAACTCAATGATTCTTTTTCCAGCAGATTTGTGTATCCTTTTATATTTGATAAGGGTGATTGTATGTCATGAGAGATGTTGGATATAAATTCTTTTCTCATCTCGTCCGATTGTTCTAATTTCCGCGACATCTGTAAAAAGCTATGAGATAACTCCCCTAATTCATCACCACGGTTAATATCAAGTTCAACGTTAAAGTTCCCTTTTGAGAGTGATTTCGTGGCAACGGTTAATTTAGAGATTGGCTTCACTAAATATTTTGCGCTGACCACTACCATCACAATGCTTAACGTGATCATTAAGGCAAACAGCCAACCGAACAGAATATGCATTTCATTAAAAAGGAGCTTGATATCAGGTCTCATAAAAAGAGCATAGCTTTTTCCACCATGCTTCAACGGCACACCGATCGTGTTCTTTAATTCATTTGCAAAAAAGCCTGTCACAAATGTTTCTTTCGGAAAATGAAGAATACCATGATAAATATCACCGTTTAATACATTTTCTTTAGTTGACGCAGGTAGCATTTTGTTTCGAAAGGATGCTCCGAAATAGGATTCATCTCCAGAATCCTCTACTAAGTATATTTGATAGCCAATCGCAGAAAGGTTTTCAAAATACTCCTTTAAATTGATACTGGGGTGTTCTTCAACAAAAGACACCATTTCTAGTGCGATTTTTGTGTTTTTTTGATCATTATAGGGTTTTAATTTTTGCTGATAGTATGTATTTGAGATGAAGAAAGCTAATATACCACTTAAAATCATGATCCCTATAGTAATGACTACAAATTTTACGTAAAGAGACTTCATCGTTTTGCCTCCAGTAAATACCCGACCCCACGTACTGTTTTAATTTGAAAATCATCTGTCAATTTAGAAAAACGTTCCCTTAATCGCTTTACATGAACATCTACAGTTCGTTCATCTCCTTCATAATCCAGACCCCAAATCTGTTCAATTAAATGGTCTCGAGTAAACACTTGCATAGGGTTTGAAATAAAAAAATACAACAATTCAAATTCCTTTAAAGGTAAAAGTATAGTTTGATCACCGATGTGAACTTCATAGCTCTTTTTGTTTATAACCGTTCGTCCTAAACAAACAATGGATTCATCTAATTGTCTATCATATCGCCTTAGTAAAGCTTTAATTCGAAAGAGTAATTCTTTCGTTTCAAAAGGTTTAACCAGATAATCATCTGTTCCAGATAAAAAGCCCTTTTCCTTATCCTCAATTTGATTTTTCGCTGTTAATAAGACAATAGGAATGTCATAATTTTTTCGTATCTCTCTTGTTAATAGATAACCGTCCATATAAGGCATCATCACGTCCACAACTGCCAAATCACAATTCTTATTACGAAGGATGTTTAAAGCTTCTAAACCGTCTT is from Fictibacillus sp. b24 and encodes:
- a CDS encoding ABC transporter ATP-binding protein, translated to MFSVLGKLAWFFKKHWIRYTIAVVLLTGVGIIEIIPPKLIGNIIDSIHMGTITREDMMKTLGIFVAVLISMYVTMYIWMYQLFGGAFIIERTMRSSFMRHLLKMTPTFFEKNRTGDLMARATNDLKAISMTAGFGILTLVDSSLFMLTILFVMGFMISWKLTFAALIPLPVIAFIIKKYGKKVHQRFTVAQDAFGEMNDSVLESVQGVRVIRAYVQEEADVERFNKVTDDVFEKNLAVSRIDALFEPTIKVLVGMSYLIGLGYGAYMVFHKTITLGELVTFNVYLGMLIWPMIAIGELINIMERGSASLDRVNETLSYEPDVKNAEDLVPLKDPGTIAFENVTFRYPSSEVDNLKNINVTVKKGGTLGIVGRTGSGKTTLLKQLLREYPAGEGKISFSGVGIEDIALENLQGWIGYVPQDAILFSKTVQENILFGNSLADEDKLNHVMEMASFRKDVQYLPEGLNTLVGEKGVALSGGQKQRVSIARALCVDPEILILDDALSAVDAKTETAIIGNIRKERAGKTTFITTHRLSAVEHADWIIVIDDGAIVDEGRHEDLIARDGWYKEQHERQQIEQNLNDNKAV
- a CDS encoding ABC transporter ATP-binding protein; protein product: MFTIDNVRKTFTNGDVKEEILKGINLSLKEGEITALVGPSGSGKSTLLTIAAGLQPASDGHVIFEGKNMSTMSSEQVRNIRASKFGFVFQFAHLVPFLTVEEQLILMLDVAESKIKKHEQQQEIDNILKLVGLQHRKNAYPSSLSGGEKQRVAIARAIIHKPKVLFADEPTASLDSKKSKEVMSLIRDLTKRLNITTLMVTHDEEMLCYVDHIIKMSDGKVL
- a CDS encoding ABC transporter permease; this translates as MSIAWKEILKNKVRFLILGSIIFLVSLLTFIISGLANGLSQDNAALIKDLPSGQFYMNQEAEETYNLSRIDNSMQEKIINQQKDAVALSIQMGFLNDKSGKQRSVAFVTSTDSKLFKNVNRGEIVLDRSLENKGIKVGDTLTHNQSSEKFTVKGFVDQKKFSHAPVAYLSMENYKEIYRAEEMQLVFIPEGESSQQFNGLQSFSNSDFLKTIPSYSAEQTSLNMIVWFLVVISGMLFGIFFYMMNVQKTGLFGILKAIGVKTSDLFKMMWTQMLFITIIALSLSVTCSQFFNRVAPKDMPFSLTTETIVQLSIVFLIIGFIGATLSGLQIKRVEPLQAIQQGEV
- a CDS encoding sensor histidine kinase, giving the protein MKSLYVKFVVITIGIMILSGILAFFISNTYYQQKLKPYNDQKNTKIALEMVSFVEEHPSINLKEYFENLSAIGYQIYLVEDSGDESYFGASFRNKMLPASTKENVLNGDIYHGILHFPKETFVTGFFANELKNTIGVPLKHGGKSYALFMRPDIKLLFNEMHILFGWLFALMITLSIVMVVVSAKYLVKPISKLTVATKSLSKGNFNVELDINRGDELGELSHSFLQMSRKLEQSDEMRKEFISNISHDIQSPLSNIKGYTNLLEKESLSSKEKTQYISVINGEINRLSTLTKQLLLLASLDRNEEILKKKPFNIAQQIKELVRNYQWLINEKGIMLRYSLPDTEFIGDPSLLNTVWDNLLTNAIKYNKPNGSIEISIEEREKSLFITFEDTGIGMNNMELERIFDRFYRADIARSRTVEGTGLGLSIVATIVELHGGHTDVNSKENQGTTFVVELPIG
- a CDS encoding response regulator transcription factor, with the translated sequence MNNILIVDDDINILKLVDVHLTEAGYKVFQAQDGLEALNILRNKNCDLAVVDVMMPYMDGYLLTREIRKNYDIPIVLLTAKNQIEDKEKGFLSGTDDYLVKPFETKELLFRIKALLRRYDRQLDESIVCLGRTVINKKSYEVHIGDQTILLPLKEFELLYFFISNPMQVFTRDHLIEQIWGLDYEGDERTVDVHVKRLRERFSKLTDDFQIKTVRGVGYLLEAKR